One window from the genome of Pelodictyon luteolum DSM 273 encodes:
- the rpsS gene encoding 30S ribosomal protein S19 has translation MPRSLKKGPFIDIKLEKRILDMNSRSEKKVLKTWSRSTMISPDFVGHTIAVHNGKTHVPVYVSDNMVGHKLGEFAPTRTFRGHAGGKAEKGGSAPKRK, from the coding sequence ATGCCAAGATCACTTAAGAAGGGCCCGTTCATCGATATTAAGCTGGAAAAGCGGATCCTTGACATGAACAGCAGAAGTGAAAAAAAGGTCCTGAAGACCTGGTCGAGGAGCACGATGATCTCCCCTGACTTCGTCGGCCACACGATTGCTGTCCATAACGGCAAAACCCATGTTCCTGTCTATGTCAGTGACAACATGGTCGGTCACAAGCTTGGAGAGTTTGCCCCGACAAGGACCTTTCGCGGCCATGCAGGTGGCAAGGCTGAAAAGGGCGGTTCGGCTCCGAAGAGAAAATAA
- the rpsJ gene encoding 30S ribosomal protein S10 → MAVQQKIRIKLKSYDHSLVDKWALRIIDVVKQTDAIIFGPIPLPTKSHVYTVNRSPHVDKKSREQFSFASHKRLIEIINPTSRTIDMLMKLELPSGVDVEIKS, encoded by the coding sequence GTGGCTGTACAGCAAAAGATAAGGATCAAGCTCAAGTCCTACGACCATAGCCTGGTTGACAAATGGGCTTTAAGGATTATTGATGTGGTCAAACAGACTGATGCCATCATCTTTGGTCCCATACCGCTGCCGACGAAATCGCATGTGTATACCGTAAACCGGTCTCCCCATGTCGACAAAAAGTCCAGGGAGCAGTTCTCGTTCGCATCCCACAAGAGGCTGATCGAGATCATCAACCCGACTTCCAGAACCATTGATATGCTTATGAAGCTTGAGCTTCCGAGCGGTGTAGATGTAGAAATCAAGTCTTAA
- the tuf gene encoding elongation factor Tu, which produces MAKESYKRDKPHVNIGTIGHVDHGKTTLTAAITSVLSKKGFAESRAFGDIDKAPEERERGITISTAHVEYQTEKRHYAHIDCPGHADYIKNMITGAAQMDGAILVVAGTDGPMPQTREHILLARQVNVPALVVFLNKVDIADPELLELVEMELRELLTEYGFPGDDIPIIKGSALKALEGDPEGEKAILELMDAVDNYIPEPVRDVDKPFLMPVEDVFSISGRGTVGTGRIERGRIKINEEVEIVGIKDTRKSVVTGIEMFQKLLDEGQAGDNAGLLLRGVDKTELERGMVIAKPGTIKPHTKFKAEVYILKKEEGGRHTPFFTNYRPQFYFRTTDVTGAVTLPEGVEMVMPGDNLSVDVELIAPIAMDEGLRFAIREGGRTVGAGSVTKISE; this is translated from the coding sequence ATGGCAAAAGAGTCCTACAAGAGGGATAAACCCCATGTCAATATCGGTACCATTGGCCACGTTGATCATGGAAAGACCACGCTGACCGCAGCAATCACCTCGGTTCTTTCGAAGAAAGGTTTTGCAGAGTCCCGTGCATTCGGCGACATCGACAAAGCTCCTGAAGAGCGCGAGCGCGGTATCACCATTTCCACCGCCCACGTCGAGTACCAGACCGAAAAGCGCCACTATGCGCACATCGACTGTCCCGGCCACGCTGACTATATCAAGAACATGATCACCGGTGCTGCCCAGATGGACGGCGCGATCCTCGTGGTTGCCGGTACTGACGGCCCGATGCCCCAGACCCGCGAGCACATCCTTCTTGCCCGTCAGGTGAACGTGCCTGCGCTTGTCGTGTTCCTCAACAAGGTCGACATCGCTGACCCCGAACTCCTCGAGCTCGTCGAGATGGAGCTTCGTGAGCTCCTCACCGAGTACGGCTTCCCCGGAGATGACATCCCGATCATCAAGGGTTCCGCCCTCAAGGCACTCGAAGGCGATCCGGAAGGCGAGAAAGCTATCCTTGAGCTTATGGACGCAGTCGATAACTACATCCCCGAGCCTGTCCGCGACGTAGACAAACCGTTCCTGATGCCTGTCGAAGATGTGTTCTCTATTTCCGGCCGTGGTACCGTCGGTACCGGCAGGATCGAGCGTGGCCGCATCAAAATCAACGAAGAGGTAGAGATCGTCGGTATCAAGGACACCCGCAAGTCGGTCGTTACCGGCATCGAGATGTTCCAGAAGCTTCTTGACGAAGGTCAGGCTGGTGACAATGCCGGTCTTCTGCTCCGCGGTGTGGACAAAACCGAACTCGAGCGCGGTATGGTTATTGCCAAGCCCGGCACCATCAAGCCGCACACCAAGTTCAAGGCTGAGGTCTACATCCTGAAAAAAGAGGAAGGCGGCCGTCACACCCCGTTCTTCACCAACTACCGCCCGCAGTTCTACTTCCGTACCACAGATGTTACCGGTGCGGTGACTCTTCCTGAGGGTGTTGAGATGGTTATGCCCGGCGACAACCTTTCTGTTGATGTCGAGCTCATCGCTCCTATCGCCATGGACGAAGGCCTCCGCTTCGCTATCCGCGAAGGCGGCCGTACGGTCGGCGCAGGTTCGGTAACCAAGATCAGCGAATAA
- the rplW gene encoding 50S ribosomal protein L23, with translation MKNPLLRPWLTEKSTGLTEQKGQYVFQVKLDADKIDIRMAVEEKFGVEVKSVRTVNCLGKSRRQYTRKGLIAGKKNDWKKAIVTLREGQSIDYYSGAAPKGEG, from the coding sequence ATGAAAAACCCGTTGTTGCGCCCCTGGCTGACCGAGAAAAGCACCGGGCTCACCGAGCAGAAAGGGCAGTATGTTTTCCAGGTCAAGCTGGATGCCGATAAGATTGATATCAGGATGGCGGTAGAGGAGAAGTTTGGCGTGGAGGTCAAGAGCGTCCGCACGGTGAACTGCCTTGGAAAGTCCCGTCGCCAGTACACCCGCAAAGGGCTCATCGCCGGCAAGAAGAACGACTGGAAAAAGGCGATCGTAACCCTTCGCGAGGGCCAGTCGATTGATTATTACTCCGGAGCGGCTCCGAAGGGCGAAGGATAG
- the rplP gene encoding 50S ribosomal protein L16 has protein sequence MLMPKRVKYRKTQRGRMKGNAGRGTSVAFGSFGLKAIEPAWITSRQIEAARVAMNRYMKRDGKIWIRIFPDKPVSKKAAETRMGSGKGSPEFWVAVVKPGRIMFEADGVPMEVATEAFRLAAKKLPIKTRFIVRPDYEA, from the coding sequence ATGTTAATGCCAAAGAGAGTTAAATACAGAAAGACGCAGCGCGGCCGCATGAAAGGCAATGCCGGACGGGGAACATCCGTTGCTTTCGGTTCGTTTGGCCTGAAAGCCATTGAGCCGGCATGGATCACCAGCCGTCAGATTGAGGCAGCCCGTGTGGCAATGAACCGGTACATGAAGCGAGACGGAAAGATCTGGATCAGGATTTTCCCCGACAAGCCGGTTTCCAAGAAAGCAGCTGAAACCCGCATGGGTTCGGGTAAAGGTTCTCCCGAGTTCTGGGTGGCCGTCGTAAAGCCCGGCAGAATCATGTTCGAGGCAGACGGCGTGCCGATGGAGGTCGCCACCGAGGCGTTCCGCCTTGCCGCCAAGAAGCTTCCGATCAAGACCCGTTTCATCGTCCGTCCTGACTACGAAGCATAA
- the rplC gene encoding 50S ribosomal protein L3: protein MGAILGKKIGMTRLYNDKREAVPCTIIQAGPCFVTQVKNAEKDGYDAVQIGIGERKEHKVTKPMLGHYKKAGVTPGYMMAEFDASMFDVELAAGSPVSVESFKEGEIVNVLGVSKGKGFAGVVKRHNFGGGSRTHGQSDRLRAPGSVGGSSDPSRTFKGTRMGGRMGSDNVTVRNLQVVKIMAESNLIMVKGSVPGPKNSYVKIVSIKK, encoded by the coding sequence ATGGGTGCGATTCTTGGAAAGAAAATCGGCATGACCCGTTTATATAATGATAAACGCGAAGCTGTGCCCTGCACAATCATCCAGGCAGGACCGTGCTTCGTGACGCAGGTCAAGAACGCGGAGAAGGATGGCTACGATGCGGTTCAGATTGGTATCGGAGAGAGGAAAGAGCATAAAGTGACCAAGCCGATGCTCGGCCATTACAAGAAGGCGGGGGTTACCCCCGGCTACATGATGGCAGAGTTTGATGCATCCATGTTCGATGTCGAGCTCGCTGCAGGAAGCCCCGTCAGTGTCGAGTCCTTCAAGGAAGGCGAGATCGTCAACGTTCTCGGCGTTTCGAAGGGCAAGGGATTCGCCGGTGTCGTGAAGCGCCACAACTTTGGCGGCGGCTCACGGACCCACGGCCAGTCCGATAGGCTCCGCGCACCGGGTTCGGTCGGCGGATCAAGCGATCCATCCCGCACCTTCAAGGGTACCAGGATGGGCGGCCGCATGGGCAGCGACAACGTCACCGTCAGGAACCTCCAGGTCGTGAAGATCATGGCTGAGTCGAACCTGATCATGGTGAAGGGTTCTGTCCCCGGACCGAAAAACTCCTATGTCAAGATTGTATCTATAAAAAAGTAA
- the rpsC gene encoding 30S ribosomal protein S3: MGQKVNPTGFRLGIIKDWTSRWYDDSPVISGKIKEDHVIRNYVQTRLKREKAGIARIIIERTTKHIKINIYAARPGAVVGRKGEEINNLSQELGRITGKEVKIDVVEVVKPEIESQLIGESIAYQLENRVSFRRAMKMAIQQAMRAGAEGVRIRCAGRLGGAEIARAEQYKEGKIPLHTIRANVDYASVTAHTIAGTIGIKVWVYKGEVLNQRIDAIEEEEMKRIKERRSDSGPRSRNDRSQKRRRRPNDRG, translated from the coding sequence TTGGGTCAGAAAGTCAATCCTACTGGATTCAGGCTCGGCATCATCAAGGACTGGACTTCGCGTTGGTATGATGACAGTCCTGTGATCTCAGGGAAGATCAAGGAGGACCATGTCATACGCAATTACGTGCAGACCCGTCTGAAGCGTGAGAAAGCCGGCATTGCCCGCATCATCATCGAGCGTACGACAAAGCATATCAAGATCAATATCTACGCTGCCCGCCCGGGCGCCGTCGTTGGACGCAAGGGTGAGGAGATCAACAACCTTTCACAGGAACTCGGTCGCATCACCGGCAAAGAGGTGAAGATCGATGTCGTGGAGGTTGTGAAGCCTGAAATCGAATCACAGCTGATCGGTGAAAGCATCGCCTACCAGCTTGAGAACCGCGTGTCGTTCCGTCGTGCCATGAAGATGGCGATCCAGCAGGCTATGCGCGCAGGCGCAGAAGGTGTCAGGATCCGTTGTGCAGGCCGTCTCGGCGGTGCTGAAATCGCCCGTGCAGAGCAGTATAAAGAGGGTAAGATTCCGCTCCACACGATCCGTGCCAACGTTGACTATGCAAGCGTCACCGCCCACACCATCGCCGGCACCATCGGCATCAAGGTCTGGGTCTATAAAGGCGAAGTCCTGAACCAGCGCATCGACGCCATTGAAGAGGAAGAGATGAAGAGGATCAAGGAGCGCCGCAGCGATTCAGGTCCGCGTTCACGCAATGATCGCAGCCAGAAGCGCCGTCGCCGTCCCAATGACAGGGGCTGA
- the fusA gene encoding elongation factor G, giving the protein MTRQVALDKVRNIGIMAHIDAGKTTTTERILYYTGRLHRMGEVHDGGATMDWMDQEKERGITITSAATTCFWAPKFGNYEGEKHRINIIDTPGHVDFTVEVERSLRVLDGAVALFCAVGGVEPQSETVWRQANKYGVPRVAYVNKMDRTGADFFDTVKSIKERLSANPVPIQIPIGEGEIFAGFVDLIRMKGIIYDKEDGSTYEEVAIPHDLENEARTWRINMLEAVSEVDESLLEKYLNGEDITEMEIRKVLRQATLKVSIIPVLCGSSFKNKGVQFMLDAVVDYLASPLDDGEVEGHHPRTEEPVVRHPNDDEPFAGLAFKIATDPFVGKLTFFRVYSGTLKAGSYVLNSITGKKERIGRVLQMHSNKREDIDCVYAGDIAAAVGLKEVRTGDTLCDENNPVVLEKMVFPEPVIQIAIEPKTKADSDKLGMSLAKLAEEDPTFRVKTDDETGQTLIAGMGELHLEILVDRLKREFKVEANVGQPQVAYRETIRAKVDFEGKFVRQSGGKGQFGLVNLTVEPLEEGKGYEFVDAVKGGVIPREYIPAVNAGIQQAMKDGVVAGYPMQDIKVTLYDGKYHDVDSSEMAFKIAGSIGFKGGARKASPVLLEPIMKVEVVTPEEYLGDVMGDLSSRRGHIEGMGQRAGAQFVHAKVPLSAMFGYSTDLRSMTQGRANYSMEFESYREVPKNIADALQDKRVTKDDY; this is encoded by the coding sequence ATGACCAGGCAGGTTGCATTAGACAAGGTTCGCAATATCGGCATCATGGCCCACATCGATGCCGGCAAGACCACGACTACCGAGCGGATCCTTTACTATACGGGGCGTCTGCACCGTATGGGCGAGGTGCATGATGGCGGCGCGACGATGGACTGGATGGATCAGGAGAAAGAGCGCGGCATCACGATCACCTCTGCGGCGACCACCTGTTTCTGGGCTCCCAAGTTCGGCAACTACGAGGGTGAGAAGCACCGCATCAATATTATCGATACCCCGGGCCACGTCGACTTCACGGTTGAGGTTGAGCGCTCGCTCCGCGTTCTTGATGGCGCAGTTGCGCTGTTCTGCGCGGTCGGCGGCGTCGAGCCCCAGTCCGAGACGGTCTGGCGTCAGGCCAACAAGTACGGTGTTCCGAGGGTTGCTTATGTCAATAAGATGGATCGCACCGGCGCCGACTTCTTTGATACCGTAAAATCCATCAAGGAGCGTCTCAGCGCCAACCCTGTACCGATCCAGATCCCGATTGGTGAAGGCGAGATCTTTGCCGGATTCGTCGATCTTATCCGTATGAAGGGCATCATCTACGACAAAGAAGACGGCAGCACCTATGAAGAGGTTGCAATCCCTCATGATCTCGAGAACGAAGCCCGCACCTGGCGCATCAACATGCTCGAAGCAGTGTCCGAGGTTGACGAAAGCCTGCTTGAAAAATATCTGAACGGCGAGGACATCACCGAGATGGAGATCCGCAAGGTGCTCCGCCAGGCGACCCTCAAAGTCTCCATCATTCCGGTCCTCTGCGGCTCGTCCTTCAAAAACAAGGGCGTGCAGTTCATGCTCGATGCCGTGGTCGACTACCTTGCCTCTCCGCTTGATGACGGTGAGGTCGAAGGGCACCACCCCCGTACCGAAGAGCCGGTTGTGCGTCATCCGAACGACGATGAGCCGTTTGCCGGCCTCGCCTTCAAGATCGCAACCGATCCGTTCGTCGGCAAGCTGACCTTCTTCCGTGTCTACTCCGGCACCCTGAAGGCGGGAAGCTATGTCCTGAATTCAATTACAGGAAAGAAGGAGCGCATCGGCCGTGTGCTGCAGATGCACTCCAACAAGCGCGAGGATATTGATTGCGTCTACGCAGGCGACATCGCTGCCGCTGTAGGACTGAAAGAGGTCCGCACCGGCGACACGCTCTGCGACGAAAACAATCCGGTTGTCCTTGAAAAGATGGTTTTCCCTGAGCCGGTTATCCAGATCGCCATTGAGCCGAAGACCAAGGCAGACTCCGACAAGCTTGGCATGTCGCTGGCAAAGCTCGCTGAGGAAGATCCTACCTTCCGCGTGAAGACCGATGATGAAACAGGCCAGACGCTGATTGCAGGAATGGGTGAACTCCACCTTGAGATCCTGGTTGACAGGTTGAAGCGCGAGTTCAAGGTCGAGGCCAACGTCGGACAGCCGCAGGTCGCATACCGCGAGACCATCCGCGCGAAAGTTGATTTTGAAGGTAAATTCGTCCGTCAGTCGGGCGGTAAAGGCCAGTTTGGTCTCGTCAATCTTACCGTAGAGCCTCTTGAGGAGGGTAAGGGTTATGAGTTCGTCGATGCCGTCAAGGGCGGCGTGATTCCCCGCGAGTACATCCCGGCAGTCAACGCCGGTATCCAGCAGGCGATGAAAGACGGCGTCGTTGCCGGTTACCCGATGCAGGATATCAAGGTTACCCTCTACGACGGTAAGTACCATGATGTCGACTCCTCGGAAATGGCGTTCAAGATTGCCGGTTCCATCGGTTTCAAGGGCGGCGCAAGAAAAGCTTCGCCGGTCCTGCTCGAGCCGATCATGAAGGTTGAGGTAGTTACACCTGAAGAGTACCTGGGCGACGTGATGGGTGACCTTTCAAGCCGCCGCGGACATATTGAGGGCATGGGTCAGAGGGCCGGTGCGCAGTTTGTTCATGCAAAGGTTCCGCTCTCTGCAATGTTCGGGTACTCGACCGACCTTCGTTCAATGACTCAGGGACGTGCCAACTACTCGATGGAGTTCGAGAGCTACCGTGAAGTCCCGAAGAACATCGCCGATGCGCTGCAGGACAAGAGGGTTACCAAGGACGATTATTAA
- the rplV gene encoding 50S ribosomal protein L22, producing the protein MQAKAILRHTPTSPRKMRLVAGLVRGKAVDQAKAILLNSTKAASRNALQTLKSAVANYAQLNPDERVGDQELFVKSVFVDEGATLKRMLPAPMGRAYRVRKRSNHLTIIVDKVKNPETK; encoded by the coding sequence ATGCAAGCTAAAGCAATTTTACGGCATACGCCGACATCGCCAAGGAAAATGCGTCTGGTTGCGGGCCTCGTCCGCGGCAAGGCCGTTGATCAGGCAAAGGCCATCCTGCTGAACTCAACGAAGGCGGCATCGCGCAACGCGCTCCAGACCCTGAAGTCTGCAGTGGCCAACTACGCGCAGCTCAACCCTGACGAACGCGTTGGCGATCAGGAGCTTTTCGTCAAGTCGGTGTTCGTCGATGAAGGCGCCACGCTGAAGAGAATGCTTCCCGCTCCGATGGGACGCGCATATAGGGTCCGCAAGCGGTCAAACCACTTGACCATCATTGTGGACAAGGTCAAGAATCCAGAAACTAAATAA
- the rplD gene encoding 50S ribosomal protein L4, producing MELKVLNTAGAETGEVVTLRDDIFGAEVSEHAIWLDVKSILANKRQGTHKSKTRAEVRGGGRKPYRQKGTGNARQGSTRSPLMIGGGTIFGPTPHGYDQKVNRKVKQLARRSAFSAKAQEGRILIVEDFALAEIKTKPVADMLRNLGLDAKKILMLTPDYNMVIARSGRNIEALNIMTAEKASTYDILNSHTVLFQKTALKKLEETLG from the coding sequence ATGGAACTTAAAGTCTTAAATACTGCCGGTGCTGAAACCGGGGAAGTGGTTACGCTCCGTGACGATATATTCGGCGCTGAAGTATCCGAGCATGCGATCTGGCTCGACGTCAAGTCGATCCTCGCGAACAAAAGGCAGGGTACGCATAAGTCGAAGACCCGCGCAGAAGTACGGGGCGGCGGACGCAAGCCCTATCGCCAGAAGGGAACCGGCAACGCCCGTCAGGGATCGACCCGTTCTCCCCTGATGATCGGCGGCGGTACTATTTTCGGCCCTACCCCTCATGGCTATGACCAGAAGGTCAACCGCAAGGTCAAGCAGCTTGCACGCCGTTCAGCCTTCAGCGCCAAGGCGCAGGAAGGCAGGATCCTCATCGTCGAGGACTTCGCTCTCGCAGAGATCAAGACGAAGCCGGTTGCCGACATGCTGAGGAATCTGGGGCTTGATGCAAAGAAGATCCTTATGCTGACCCCGGACTACAACATGGTCATCGCACGTTCGGGCCGCAACATCGAGGCGCTCAACATCATGACTGCCGAGAAGGCTTCGACCTACGACATTCTCAACAGCCATACCGTGCTGTTCCAGAAGACCGCATTGAAGAAATTAGAAGAGACTTTAGGGTAA